A window of Heptranchias perlo isolate sHepPer1 chromosome 27, sHepPer1.hap1, whole genome shotgun sequence contains these coding sequences:
- the LOC137344396 gene encoding ETS-related transcription factor Elf-3-like, which produces MASTYGIGNILTDVMRSVYQTEENQSISTGAREQLPSPMLPTDILDSTSWFQLDPQLWSKQHVLEWISYQVEKHKYDANNINLSFCDMDGTTLRMLTKGQLVAIFGPLGDELYKSLQDLSKNSFDLMTDDINDILLGILPEDGSEYKFLDTVITWNELDNEESPDHWKTLPDFQPSDPGYESAPTSPYSIDDSNPGSQTPNSPDSGGSESDFDHTTRTSQYAIHSEGFPKISNGDSKPPKRGRGRPRKFGKEGKNCVETKKSKHSPRGTHLWEFIRDILLHPEINNGLLKWEDRSEGIFKFLKSEAVAQLWGEKKKNSSMTYEKLSRAMRYYYKREILERVDGRRLVYKFGKNSSGWRVGDA; this is translated from the exons ATGGCTTCAACCTATGGGATTGGCAATATTCTGACTGATGTGATGCGCTCTGTGTATCAGACTGAAGAGAATCAGTCCATCTCTACTGGCGCCAGGGAACAGCTACCCAGCCCAATGCTTCCAACAGACATACTAG ATTCCACCTCTTGGTTTCAGCTTGACCCTCAGTTGTGGAGTAAGCAGCACGTCCTGGAATGGATCAGTTACCAGGTCGAGAAGCACAAGTATGATGCCAACAATATCAACCTGTCCTTCTGTGACATGGATGGAACCACTCTCCGGATGCTGACAAAGGGCCAACTTGTGGCTATCTTTGGTCCACTGGGGGACGAGCTCTACAAAAGCCTGCAGGATTTAAGTAAAAACA gttttgatctgatgaccGATGACATTAACGACATCTTGCTAGGTATCCTGCCAGAAGATGGTAGCGAGTACAAGTTCTTGGACACAGTAatta CCTGGAATGAATTAGACAATGAAGAATCACCAGATCATTGGAAAACCTTGCCTGATTTCCAACCCAGTGACCCTGGATATGAATCTGCACCCACATCTCCATACAGCATTGATGACTCCAATCCAG GTTCCCAGACACCTAACTCCCCAGACTCCGGTGGAAGCGAATCAGATTTTGATCATACAACAAGAACTAGTCAATATGCAATCCACAGTG aaggATTTCCCAAAATTTCAAACGGCGATTCCAAACCTCCCAAACGAGGAAGAGGACGGCCAAGAAAATTTGGCAAGGAAGGAAAGAACTGTGTAGAAACCAAGAAAAGCAAACACT CCCCACGTGGCACCCATCTCTGGGAGTTTATTAGGGATATCCTCCTTCATCCAGAGATCAACAACGGCCTTCTGAAATGGGAGGACCGGTCCGAAGGAATCTTTAAATTTCTAAAATCCGAGGCAGTCGCTCAGCTCTGGGGAGAGAAGAAAAAGAACAGCAGCATGACATACGAAAAGCTCAGCAGAGCCATGAG ATATTATTACAAGCGTGAAATCCTGGAGCGAGTGGATGGGAGAAGGCTGGTCTACAAGTTTGGAAAGAACTCGAGTGGTTGGAGAGTTGGAGATGCATGA